The DNA region GAGACACGAACCGAGCCGCCCCTTATCCTGAACGCGGGGGATGTGCTGCTGATTCCGCCGCTGGTATGGCATACCGTCAGACGGCTGGATGAGCCTGCGCATGCGGTGTTCAGTTGCATTCATGGGGAGTTGATTCCGGGAGCGAAATGGGCCCGGGGTGATTATCAGTTTTTCCCTGAGCCCCAGCGGGTGACCCGGACGGGGGGAGATGCCGCGATCCATGATCTGTTCATGAGGTGCCGGACGGTATATGAGGGGTATGATAAATACCGGTCGGTATTGCTTGAAACCATTCTCAAGGAACTCTGGGTGCGTTTAGCGGGATTCTGGAGCGGGAGTCAATCGGGGGATTGCTCCGGGCGGATGAAAGGGATGGTGGCCCATCTCCGGGCGCATCTCGACCAGAAGATCACCCGGCGCAGTCTGGCGCGTGAATTTGGCATTACGCCGGAACATGTGAATGCGCTTTTCAAGAAACAGTTGGGGGTGACGCCCACCCAGTTCATCCACCGGGAACGGATGCAGTTGGCGTATCGTTACTTGAGGGATGAGGGGGCAAGCGTTAAGGAAGTGGCGGCAAGGGTGGGATTTGAGGATCCCTTCTATTTTTCACGGGTTTTCAAGCGCGTGATGCACCGGACGCCGGCCTCTGTGGGGTAGGACCGGATCGATTGAAGAAAGGGGAATGCTATGAATCATTTCTGGCTATGTTTTGTCCCGTTGTTTGTCGCCGTGGATGCGGTGGGTGTGCTCCCGATGTTCCTGGCCCTGACCGAGGGGATTGAGCCGCAGAAACTCCGGCGGGTGATCTGGCAGTCGTTGATCACAGGCTCCCTGGTAGCCATTGTGTTTGTCATGATCGGCAAGGCGGTATTTCAGTTGCTGGGGATCAGTCCTTCCGATTTCATGGTCGCCGGGGGCCTCCTGCTTTTCGCCATTTCCCTGCGGGATATCCTGGTGACCAACAAGCATCCCGACCCGGAGGATCCGGAAAGTCTGGGCGCCGTTCCGGTCGGCGTTCCCCTGATTGTGGGGCCGGCGGTACTCACGACGATTCTGCTACTGGTGGATCAGTTCGGGATTATCCCGACGATCACCGCCGCCATTGTGAATATTTGTCTGGCGGGTCTGGTGTTCCGCTTTGCCGGAATGATCAGTC from bacterium includes:
- a CDS encoding MarC family protein; this encodes MNHFWLCFVPLFVAVDAVGVLPMFLALTEGIEPQKLRRVIWQSLITGSLVAIVFVMIGKAVFQLLGISPSDFMVAGGLLLFAISLRDILVTNKHPDPEDPESLGAVPVGVPLIVGPAVLTTILLLVDQFGIIPTITAAIVNICLAGLVFRFAGMISRLLGRAGTKAVSKLASLLLAAIAVMMVRKGIIQYLAFLP
- a CDS encoding AraC family transcriptional regulator, translating into MDKSKKPVQLTVNELRPVVSVANYQEVSRGQAWGERQIPDFELILIVEGRFSYETRTEPPLILNAGDVLLIPPLVWHTVRRLDEPAHAVFSCIHGELIPGAKWARGDYQFFPEPQRVTRTGGDAAIHDLFMRCRTVYEGYDKYRSVLLETILKELWVRLAGFWSGSQSGDCSGRMKGMVAHLRAHLDQKITRRSLAREFGITPEHVNALFKKQLGVTPTQFIHRERMQLAYRYLRDEGASVKEVAARVGFEDPFYFSRVFKRVMHRTPASVG